The Oreochromis niloticus isolate F11D_XX linkage group LG2, O_niloticus_UMD_NMBU, whole genome shotgun sequence genome includes a region encoding these proteins:
- the her11 gene encoding hairy-related 11 encodes MTRKLQNQTQNDGKSRKRTLKPVVEKKRRDRINQSLAELRHLLMNATSDPRLQNPKIEKAEILDLAVDYLQKWTDKKGPSDDSLDTHAPLADSGHSESNAPPLFSTESAGFQQCVAQLTSYMHMITPAQRTSLIEGLKHHTEGRQLKPDFNQHAASVDAICSFDSKEDPPILLFPSYSPFQPLACSTPCHDYLSPPPSPWLSPSFSMYATSSPFASFASHFSFPPSLSPPSSNTSFFSFSPTVPHSSLSPLTTMRPPSNLLHREVSAPNSSSPIWRPWF; translated from the exons ATGACCAGGAAACTCCAAAACCAAACTCAGAATGATGggaagagcaggaaaagg ACTCTGAAGCCAGTTGtggaaaagaagagaagagatCGAATAAATCAAAGTCTAGCTGAACTGAGGCATCTGCTGATGAATGCCACGTCTGATCCA CGGCTGCAGAATCCTAAAATAGAGAAAGCAGAGATTCTGGACTTGGCTGTTGACTATCTCCAAAAGTGGACTGATAAAAAGGGCCCGAGCGATG ACTCATTGGATACTCATGCTCCTTTGGCAGACAGTGGCCACTCGGAGTCCAATGCTCCTCCTCTCTTTAGCACAGAGAGTGCAGGTTTTCAGCAGTGTGTGGCCCAGCTGACCAGCTACATGCACATGATAACACCGGCACAGAGAACAAGCCTGATTGAGGGGCTTAAACATCACACAGAGGGTAGGCAGCTGAAACCAGACTTCAACCAGCACGCAGCATCTGTGGATGCCATTTGCTCATTCGACTCCAAAGAAGATCCTCCCATTTTGCTTTTCCCATCTTATTCTCCATTTCAGCCTCTTGCTTGTTCCACGCCATGCCACGACTACCTGAgccctcctccttctccctggCTCTCCCCTTCTTTCTCCATGTATGCCACCTCTTCTCCTTTTGCGTCATTTGCCTCTCACTTCTCCTTCCCCCCCAGCCTTTCACCTCCATCTTCCAACACCTCCTTCTTTAGCTTCTCACCCACAGTTCCTCACTCCAGCCTCTCCCCTCTCACCACAATGAGACCCCCCTCAAACCTTCTACACAGGGAAGTGTCGGCACCAAACTCTTCCTCACCCATTTGGAGGCCTTGGTTTTGA